One part of the Phycodurus eques isolate BA_2022a unplaced genomic scaffold, UOR_Pequ_1.1 contig_271, whole genome shotgun sequence genome encodes these proteins:
- the LOC133398686 gene encoding gastrula zinc finger protein XlCGF57.1-like, with translation MTYHTSSKCWKCSKCRKTFASKRNFKQHMKIHTGEKPFACSVCGQRFTRKGHIKIHTRTHTGEKPFACTVCGQRFSHKESLKIHTRTHTGEKPFACTVCGQKFSHKESLKIHTRIHTGEKPFACSVCGQRFSRKGHLTHHARTHTGEKPFSCSGCGQIFSHKESLKIHTRTHTGEKPFACSVCGQRFSVKSSLKIHTRTHTGEKPFACTVCGQRFSVKSYLKIHTRIHTGEKPFVCSVCGQRFSIQKSLKIHTRTHTGEKPFACSVCGQRFSRKGHLTLHARTHTGEKPFACTVCGQRFSRKGHLTLHARTHTGEKPFACSICGRRFSEKGHLTRHARTHTGEKPFACSGCGQRFSRKARVKTHKCPGETSSDQEE, from the coding sequence atgacatatCACACTTCCAGCaaatgctggaaatgttctaaatgtaGGAAAACCTTTGCTTCTAAGAGGAATTTCaaacaacacatgaaaatacacactggagagaagccttttgcatgctcagtttgtggtcaaaggttcACTCGGAAGGGacacataaaaatacacacaagaacacacactggtgagaaaccttttgcctgcacagtttgtggtcaaagattctctcacaaggaaagcttaaaaatacacacaagaacacacactggtgagaaaccttttgcctgcacagtttgtggtcaaaaatTCTCTCACAaggaaagcttaaaaatacacacaagaatacacactggtgagaaaccttttgcatgctcagtttgtgggcaaagGTTCTCTCGAAAGGGACATTTGACACAtcacgcaagaacacacactggagaaaaacctttttcctgctcaggttgtggtcaaatattctctcacaaggaaagcttaaaaatacacacaagaacgcacactggtgagaaaccttttgcatgctcagtttgtggtcaaaggttcTCTGTGAAGAGttccttaaaaatacacacacgaacccacactggtgagaaaccttttgcctgcacagtttgtggtcaaaggttcTCTGTGAAGAgttacttaaaaatacacacacgaatccacactggtgagaaaccttttgtatgctcggtttgtggtcaaagattctccatacagaaaagcttaaaaatacacacaagaacacacactggtgagaaaccttttgcatgctcagtttgtgggcaaagGTTCTCTCGAAAGGGACATTTGACACTtcacgcaagaacacacactggtgagaaaccttttgcatgcacAGTTTGTGGGCAAAGGTTCTCTCGAAAGGGACATTTGACACTtcacgcaagaacacacactggtgagaaaccttttgcatgctcaatTTGTGGAAGacgattctctgaaaagggacatttgacacgtcatgcaagaacacacactggtgagaaaccttttgcatgctcaggttgtggtcaaagattctctcgtaagGCTCGggttaagacacacaagtgtccTGGTGAGACAAGCAGTGATCAAgaagaataa